A segment of the Streptomyces sp. NBC_01235 genome:
CTCAATCTGCAGTACGCCTGACCGCGCCTTCGCGCCCTGCTTTCCGTCCTCTTCCCAAGGAGTGGCTCTCCCATGAGTACCGCCACCGCATCGGGGCCCGGCGAGACCCGCAACAAACTCGCCCTGGGCGCCCTCGGCCTGGGCGCCTTCGCCATCGGCACCGCCGAACTGGTCATCGTCGGCGTCCTCAATCTCATCGCCGACGATCTGGACGTCTCACTGAGCACCGCGGGCCTGCTGGTCACCGCGTACGCGCTCGGCATCTCCATCGGCGGCCCGATCGTCACGGCGGCGACCATCAAGGTGCAGCGCCACACGCTCCTGTGCGCGGCGCTCGTCGTCTTCGTCCTGGGCAACCTGGCCGCGGTCTTCGCCGGGGTCTTCGGCCTGCTGGTCGTCGCGCGCGTGCTCTGCGGCGCGCTGCACGGCCTGTTCCTCGGCGCAGCTTCCGCCGTCGCCACCGGTCTGGTCGCCCCCGAGCACCGGGGCCAGGCCGTCGGCCTGGTCTTCGGCGGCATCTCCGTGTCGACCGTGTTCGGGGTGCCGCTCGGCACCCTGCTGGGCCAGAAGCTCGGCTGGCAGGCCACGTTCGCCGGGGTGGTCGTCCTCGGGGTCGTCGCCCTCGTCGTGATCATGATCTGGGTGCCGGCCGTCAGGAGCAGTGGCTCAGGCGGTCTCGGCGCCCAGGCCCAGCACGCCTTCCACCCCCGGGTGCTGGCCATGCTGGCGGCCCAAGTACTGCTCATGGGCTCGCAGTTCATTGCCTTCACGTATCTGGCGGCGTTCCTGGAGGACGTCACCGGCATCGACGGCGCCATGGTGAGCGTCTTCCTGATGATCTTCGGTGTGTTCAGTGCGATCGGTACGTTCGCGGGCGGTCGGTTCGCCGATGTCAACGCCTCGCGGACGCTGCTCGTGGGCAACGCCGTCCTGATCGTGGGCCTGCTCGGTCTGTACGTCTTCCGGGAGAGCCGGCCGATGGTCGGTGTGGCCCTGGCCCTCTGGGGCGTCGTCGGTTTCGGTGTCACCCCGGCGCTCCAGCTGCGCGTCATCTCGCTGGCCGGGGAGGGCGCCGACCTGGCCGCCACGCTGGGCGCGTCCGCCGCGAACGTGGGGGTCGCCTCGGGCGCCGCGGTCGGCGGCTGGGCCCTGGCCTCCTTCGGTATCGAGGACGTCCCGCTGACCGCGCTGGTCTTCGCGGTCGTCGCGCTGCCCGCGGTATGGGCCACCCGGTTCCTCAAGGTGCCTGCCGTCCAGGCCCCGGTGACCGGCTCCGTGACGGTTGAGGCGAGCGACAACACGCCTGTCTCCACCGGCAGTTGAACCGAGCCGCCACCGGCGGCGAAGTCCGTTGCCGCGGCGTTCTCGGGCGCCGCGGCAACGGGCTCGGTCGTTCAGATGCCGCTCACCTTGGCCACCGAGAACGGCAGGTCGAGGGTGGCGGAACCGAACTGTGAGCGCAGCAGGTGCAGGGATCCGCCCATGCGCAGGAGCGCCGTCGGGTGTTCGAGGGCCGGGTCGGTGAGGTGGCTCGTGACGGTCGCGGACGTGCGGTCCGCGGAGAGCGTGAGCCGGGTGATGGCGTCCGAGCCGAACTGGACGGCCCACAGCTGGGTCCTTCTCCCAGAGCAGGCCGTCGGCGGAGACGGGGCTGCCGCCGGCCACCGTCAGCTTGCGGATGCCGCCGGTGGCGGGCTCGAGCCGGAACAGGTCGCCGGAGGCCATGTCAGCGGTGATCAGGTAGGTGCCGGTCGCGTCCGATTCCGCCGTTCAGGGTGATGGCGCCCTCCGGGTGCGGGGCGATGACGCCGTTCAGGTCGAACCCGGTGGCCAGGGTGGTGGTGCCGCCCGAGGCGATGGAGTCCTCGATGGTGGTGGCGGGCAGGCGGTGGACGAGCTGGAGGAGCGAGTCGGTGACGTACCCGGTGCCGTCGGGCGTCAGGTCGATGTCTTCGAGCAGCGACGCGCCGGGGGCCGGGCCGACGAAGCGGACCAGGCGCGTGGCGTTCGCCGTGTCGTACACGTCACCCCGTTCGCGTCGTTGACCCAGAGCCGGCCGTGCCGGTCGACCTCGGTGCCCATGGCCTGGGTCCGTCCGTCCGTTCCCGAGGGCAAGAAGAACGGTGGCCTGCGTCTGGCCGGCGCGTGCGCGGTAGACCGCTCCGGTGGAGAACGAGGTGACGTAGAGGTCGCCGGTTCTCGGGTCGGTGGCCATGCTCTGCGGACAGGCCTGGTTGCCGGGCAGCGATGGCCCGGGCGACGGTCAGGGCCTGGGCGTCCGCGCGGGCGCCGGTGGCCGGTGCCGTGATCCCGACGGCGAGTGCACAGGCGAGGGCGAGCGCGCAGGCGGTGAACCCTCGGCGGGCAGGGGTGAGCTCCATGGGTCCTCTTTTCGGAACGACGCGCCCGCCGGGCGTGCCCCGGCTGGCGTCGAGGACCATATGGCTGGATCCGGACCCGAGTGGGTGCCCTCAAGGAGCCCCTCATGGTCAACGGATCGAAGAGGAACGAGGTCGACTGCCCTGTCAGGGAGGGCAGTCGAGCCCGGGATCACCCATGGGAAGACGGCGACTTCCGTACGTGATGGACGACGTTCCGCATGGTGGGGAGGGTTCCGCTTCGGCCACCGCGTCAGTCGGACGCCGCGGCCGAGGGCTCCGGCTCGGCCGGCCGGGGCGCCACGGACCGCCGTCCGGGAGTCACCCCGGGGTACTCCTTGCCGCGCCACAGGGTGATCCGCTGCGCGATCGGCTCCGTGAAGCGGGCCGCCAGGGGGCCCAGGACGACGAGCAGCAGGACGTACGCGGTGGCCATCGGGCCGAGGGAGGGATCGACCGCGCCGGCGGAGACCGCGAGTCCGGCGATGACGATGGAGAACTCGCCCCGCGCGACCAGGGCGCCGCCGGCCCGCCACCTGCCCCGCACTGCGATGCCGGAGCGCCGGGCCGCCCAGTACCCGGTGCCGATCTTCGTCAGCAGGGTGAGCACCGCCAGCACGAACGCGGGCGCCAGCACCGACGGGATGGTGCTGGGGTCGGTGCTCAGGCCGAAGAACACGAAGAACACCGCGGCGAACAGGTCCCGCAGCGGCATCAGCAGATGGTGGGTGTTCTCGGCCACCTCGCCGGACAGGGCGATCCCCACGAGGAACGCGCCCACCGCCGCCGAGACCTGCAGCTGCTGGGCGACCCCGGCGACGAGCAGCGTCGTGCCCAGGACGACGAGCAGCAGCTTCTCCGGGTCGTCGCTGGACACGAAGCGCGAGATGACCCGCCCGTAGCGCACCGCGACGAGCAGGACGGTGCCGACCGCGACGAGCGCGATGCCGAGCGTCAGGCCGCCCGCCAGCCAGCCCGAACCGGCCAGCACCGCCGTCAGGATGGGCAGGTAGAGCGCCATGGCGAGGTCTTCGAGGACGAGGATGCTGAGGATGACCGGGCTCTCCCGGTTGCCGAGCCGGCCCAGGTCGCCGAGCACCTTGGCGATGACGCCGGACGAGGAGACCCAGGTGACGCCGGCGAGCACCACGGCGGCCACCGGCCCCCAGCCGAGCAGCAGCGCGGCGGCGGCTCCGGGGATCGCGTTGAGCAGGAAGTCGACGCCTCCCGCAGGGGCGTGGGTCTTGAGGTGGCCCACGAGGTCGCCCGCTGTGTACTCCAGGCCGAGCATCAACAGCAGCAGGACGACGCCGATATCGGCGCCGACCTCGATGAACTCCTCGCTGCCGCCCAGCGGGACGATGCCGCCCGCGCCGAACAGGAGTCCTGCCAGCAGGTAGAGCGGGATCGGCGAGAACTTGAGCCGTACGGCGAAGCGGCCGAGCAGGCCGAGCGCGAGGACGACCGCACCGAACTCGATCAGAAAGGCCGCGGAGTGCACGTGATCAGCCCCGCTCAAGGATCTCGTGGGCGCCGTCCACGCCTTCCCGGGTGCCGATGACGATCACGATGTCGCCGCCGTGCAGGCGGAAGTCGGGTCCTGGCGAGGGGATCGCGTGGGACCGGCGCATGACGGCGACGATGGAGGCCCCGGTGTCGGTGCGCATCCTCGTCTCCCCCAGGGTGCGCCCGTTCCAGTAGGAGGTGCCGGTGATGGTGACCTGCTCGGCGAGGAGCCCGAAGTCGCTGGTGTGCAGCAGATTCGGGTTGTTGTGGCTGGGCAGCAGGGCGTCGGCGAGGGACAGGGCCTCCGCGCCGGTCAGCGGCAGCGAGAGGCCGCAGGAGTCCGGGTCGTCGTCGTGGTGCACGTTCAGGGTGCGGCTGCGGTCGCGGTGCGCGATCACCGACAGCGTGTCGTGGCGCCGCGTGGTGAGCTCGTACTGCACCCCGATGCCGGGCAACGGGGTGGTCCTCAGACGGGGAGCAGGCATGGTGTCCCTCCTTGGGCTGCGGGATGCGTCATTGCTTGCGGAACCACACGCCGCCCAGCGGCGGCAGGACCACGCTCGCGCCGGCCGGCAGGCCCTGGAGGGTTTCGGGAACGGCGTGGATGCGCCCGGGGTTGGTGACCCCGGAGCCGCCGTACTGCGCCGCGTCCGTGTTGAGGACCTCGGTCCAGTGGCCCGCCTCGGGCAGCGCCAGGCGGAAGTCGCGGCGCACCGTGGGCTGGAAGTGGAAGACGCACACCAGTGACTCGCCGCCCTCGCCGTGCCGCACGAAGGAGTACACGTTGTCCTCGGCGGCGTCCGCGTCGATCCAGCGAAAGCCCTCCGGCCGGGTGTCCAGGCTCCACAGTGCCGGGTCGTCGAGGTAGTGGCGGTTGAGGTCGCGCACCAGGTCGCGGACGGCGGTGTGCGAGCCGTGCCGGAGGATGGACCAGTCCGGGCCGCGGTCGTGGGACCATTCGGTGTCCTGGGCGAACTCCTGCCCCATGAAGAGGAGTTGCTTGCCGGGGAAGGCCCACATGAAGGCGAGGAAGGTGCGCAGGTTGGCCAGCTGCTGCCAGCGGTCGCCGGGCATCTTCGTCAGCAGCGACCCCTTGCCGTGCACCACTTCGTCATGGCTGATCGGCAGGGTGTATTTCTCCGCGTACGCGTACACCACCGGGAACGTCATGGAGTGGTGGTGGTACTGCCGGTGCACCGGGTCCTCGGCCATGTACGACAGCGAGTCGTGCATCCAGCCCATGTTCCACTTCAGGGCGAAGCCGAGCCCTGCGTGGTCGGTGCGCCGGGTGACGCCGTCCCAGGCCGTGGACTCCTCCGCAATGGTCAGCGCTCCGGGGCAGCGCCGGGGCACCGTGGCGTTCATCTCCTGGAGGAACTCCACCGCTTCCAGGTTCTCGCGGCCGCCGTACACGTTCGGCAGCCAGGTGCCGTCGGGGCGCGAGTAGTCGAGGTAGAGCATGGAGGCGACGGCGTCGACGCGCAGGCCGTCGATGTGGAACTCCTCGCACCAGTACACCGCGTTGGCGACGAGGAAGTTGCGCACCTCGTTGCGTCCGTAGTCGAAGACGAGCGTCCCCCAGTCGGGGTGCTCGCCGCGGCGCGGGTCCGGGTGTTCGTACAGCGCCGTCCCGTCGAAGCGGGCCAGGGCCCAGTCGTCCCTGGGGAAGTGGGCGGGGACCCAGTCCACGATGACGCCGATGCCCGCCCGGTGCAGCGCGTCGATGAGGGCCCGGAAGTCGTCGGGGCTGCCCAGGCCGGCCGCCGGGGCATAGTACGAGGTGACCTGGTAGCCCCAGGAGCCGCCGAACGGATGCTCCGCCACCGGCATGAACTCGACGTGCGTGAAGCCCAACGCCTTGACGTAGGCGGGCAGTTCGGTCGCGAGCTCGCGGTAGCCGAGGCCCGGCCGCCACGACCCCAGGTGCACCTCGTAGACGCTCATCGCGGCCCGGTCCACGGTGCGTTCGGCGCGCCCGGCCAGCCAGGCGTCGTCGCTCCAGGTGTGGCGGGAGCAAAAGACGATGGAGGCCGTGCCCGGTGCCGCCTGTGCCGAGGTGGCGAGGGGGTCCGCCTTCTGGATCCAGCGGCCGTCCGGGGTGAGGATCTCGTACTTGTAGCGGCAGCCCTCGCCGACGCCGGGGACGAACAGTTCCCACACTCCGCCGGC
Coding sequences within it:
- a CDS encoding MFS transporter; the protein is MSTATASGPGETRNKLALGALGLGAFAIGTAELVIVGVLNLIADDLDVSLSTAGLLVTAYALGISIGGPIVTAATIKVQRHTLLCAALVVFVLGNLAAVFAGVFGLLVVARVLCGALHGLFLGAASAVATGLVAPEHRGQAVGLVFGGISVSTVFGVPLGTLLGQKLGWQATFAGVVVLGVVALVVIMIWVPAVRSSGSGGLGAQAQHAFHPRVLAMLAAQVLLMGSQFIAFTYLAAFLEDVTGIDGAMVSVFLMIFGVFSAIGTFAGGRFADVNASRTLLVGNAVLIVGLLGLYVFRESRPMVGVALALWGVVGFGVTPALQLRVISLAGEGADLAATLGASAANVGVASGAAVGGWALASFGIEDVPLTALVFAVVALPAVWATRFLKVPAVQAPVTGSVTVEASDNTPVSTGS
- a CDS encoding cation:proton antiporter; this encodes MHSAAFLIEFGAVVLALGLLGRFAVRLKFSPIPLYLLAGLLFGAGGIVPLGGSEEFIEVGADIGVVLLLLMLGLEYTAGDLVGHLKTHAPAGGVDFLLNAIPGAAAALLLGWGPVAAVVLAGVTWVSSSGVIAKVLGDLGRLGNRESPVILSILVLEDLAMALYLPILTAVLAGSGWLAGGLTLGIALVAVGTVLLVAVRYGRVISRFVSSDDPEKLLLVVLGTTLLVAGVAQQLQVSAAVGAFLVGIALSGEVAENTHHLLMPLRDLFAAVFFVFFGLSTDPSTIPSVLAPAFVLAVLTLLTKIGTGYWAARRSGIAVRGRWRAGGALVARGEFSIVIAGLAVSAGAVDPSLGPMATAYVLLLVVLGPLAARFTEPIAQRITLWRGKEYPGVTPGRRSVAPRPAEPEPSAAASD
- a CDS encoding cation:proton antiporter regulatory subunit, with amino-acid sequence MPAPRLRTTPLPGIGVQYELTTRRHDTLSVIAHRDRSRTLNVHHDDDPDSCGLSLPLTGAEALSLADALLPSHNNPNLLHTSDFGLLAEQVTITGTSYWNGRTLGETRMRTDTGASIVAVMRRSHAIPSPGPDFRLHGGDIVIVIGTREGVDGAHEILERG
- the glgB gene encoding 1,4-alpha-glucan branching protein GlgB gives rise to the protein MTTAQRPTALAATHLERLTTGDLSDPHALLGPHPAAQGVTVRVLRPLADEVWLTTPSGEPLAELAHQGEGVFAGRLPGTVVPDYRVRVHYGTHVYAYDDPYRFLPTLGELDLHLIREGRHEQLWQVLGARVREHECGWGTVAGTAFAVWAPNARAVRLVGDFNHWDGRAHPMRSLGAGGVWELFVPGVGEGCRYKYEILTPDGRWIQKADPLATSAQAAPGTASIVFCSRHTWSDDAWLAGRAERTVDRAAMSVYEVHLGSWRPGLGYRELATELPAYVKALGFTHVEFMPVAEHPFGGSWGYQVTSYYAPAAGLGSPDDFRALIDALHRAGIGVIVDWVPAHFPRDDWALARFDGTALYEHPDPRRGEHPDWGTLVFDYGRNEVRNFLVANAVYWCEEFHIDGLRVDAVASMLYLDYSRPDGTWLPNVYGGRENLEAVEFLQEMNATVPRRCPGALTIAEESTAWDGVTRRTDHAGLGFALKWNMGWMHDSLSYMAEDPVHRQYHHHSMTFPVVYAYAEKYTLPISHDEVVHGKGSLLTKMPGDRWQQLANLRTFLAFMWAFPGKQLLFMGQEFAQDTEWSHDRGPDWSILRHGSHTAVRDLVRDLNRHYLDDPALWSLDTRPEGFRWIDADAAEDNVYSFVRHGEGGESLVCVFHFQPTVRRDFRLALPEAGHWTEVLNTDAAQYGGSGVTNPGRIHAVPETLQGLPAGASVVLPPLGGVWFRKQ